A section of the Rossellomorea marisflavi genome encodes:
- a CDS encoding YhgE/Pip domain-containing protein produces MKKSWNIFSRDGRNLVTNYVALIVIGGLMILPSLYAWLNIEASWDPYGKTDQLPVAVVNEDEGATIRDESIDVGGDLVKELKKNDDMDWHFVNREKAMDKVEYGDYFAVIAIPKDFSQKLSTVIEDKPEKAKLEYYVNEKINAIAPKITEKGAGAIVDKITSSFISTVNETIFDMFNELGLEIEGDLPDIKNFENYVFEAEERLPEIGKTLNDSLSDAQKAQGMIDDAQSMIPEASRVTNEGLETIDNTTAFLDKAEKRLDEIAPQVQKDLEQAQSTSKKINDFLQSVQTSDIDLSQGDTISNDVQKQVDSTIQNIEAIESSLQQVKEQNPPPQEGEETQNEEAQQNQEQIDQALEQLGQVKKQLQQVQSDGAKINDFLSGKQKEVDDVINGIQERSAETSANIDAFVKEYNNNIEPAVRSEVASAKKTLSDARSILVDIQSTIPEVEKILSSTEGNLSDGEKTLKDVLGEYPYVNTKVNELADRIREIQGETDINEIIKLLKNDPKLEKSFFEEPVKMNKNSLYPIQNYGTAMTPFYTVLAIWVGGLLLISLLATDVMEGIPDLKERHIYFGKLMTFMSIGFIQTIIVTLGDIFLLGVDISSPGWFVLFGLLISAVFITIVYTFVSVFGNVGKALAIVLLVLQIAGSGGTYPTPLLPGFFQMIHPFLPFSYAIDLMREAVGGIVWERVTKDILFLVLFWAIAIFMGTFLKQPLSKRTKAFMKKSKESGLFH; encoded by the coding sequence ATGAAAAAAAGCTGGAATATATTCTCGCGGGACGGAAGAAATCTTGTTACGAACTATGTAGCCCTCATCGTAATCGGTGGGTTGATGATCCTCCCGTCCCTCTATGCATGGTTAAACATCGAAGCATCATGGGATCCGTACGGAAAGACCGACCAACTTCCCGTAGCGGTCGTCAATGAAGATGAGGGAGCGACCATCAGGGATGAATCAATTGATGTCGGCGGAGACCTCGTCAAAGAGTTGAAGAAAAACGATGATATGGACTGGCACTTTGTCAATCGAGAGAAGGCCATGGACAAAGTAGAATATGGTGACTATTTCGCCGTCATCGCCATTCCGAAGGACTTCTCTCAAAAGCTGTCGACTGTTATTGAAGATAAGCCCGAGAAAGCGAAACTTGAGTACTATGTGAATGAAAAAATCAACGCCATCGCCCCAAAGATCACGGAAAAAGGCGCAGGGGCCATTGTTGATAAAATCACTAGTTCATTCATTTCGACTGTGAACGAAACGATTTTTGATATGTTCAATGAGCTTGGACTGGAAATCGAAGGCGATCTTCCTGATATCAAGAATTTCGAAAACTATGTGTTCGAAGCAGAAGAAAGGCTCCCTGAAATCGGGAAGACCTTAAATGACTCACTCTCCGATGCCCAAAAGGCACAGGGAATGATCGACGATGCCCAAAGTATGATCCCGGAAGCAAGTCGGGTGACCAATGAAGGGTTGGAAACCATCGATAATACAACAGCTTTCCTTGATAAGGCCGAAAAACGATTGGATGAAATTGCTCCTCAGGTACAAAAAGACCTTGAGCAGGCTCAAAGCACCTCCAAGAAAATCAATGATTTCCTTCAAAGCGTGCAGACATCCGACATCGACCTGAGTCAAGGGGACACCATTTCGAATGATGTCCAAAAACAAGTGGATTCGACCATTCAAAACATTGAGGCCATCGAGTCAAGCCTCCAGCAAGTAAAAGAGCAGAACCCTCCACCGCAAGAAGGGGAGGAGACTCAAAATGAAGAGGCCCAGCAAAACCAGGAGCAGATTGATCAAGCTCTTGAACAATTGGGTCAAGTGAAGAAACAACTTCAACAGGTCCAATCGGATGGGGCCAAGATCAACGACTTCCTTTCCGGAAAACAGAAGGAAGTGGATGATGTCATCAACGGAATCCAAGAGCGTTCTGCTGAGACAAGTGCCAACATCGATGCGTTCGTGAAAGAATACAACAATAACATCGAACCGGCTGTCCGCTCAGAAGTGGCGAGCGCCAAAAAGACGCTGAGCGATGCCCGTTCCATTTTAGTGGATATCCAATCTACTATTCCTGAAGTCGAAAAAATACTCTCCAGCACTGAAGGGAATCTTTCAGACGGTGAGAAAACCTTGAAAGATGTGTTGGGTGAATACCCGTATGTGAACACTAAAGTAAACGAGCTCGCAGATCGGATCAGGGAAATCCAAGGTGAGACAGACATCAATGAAATCATCAAGCTCCTTAAAAATGATCCGAAATTGGAGAAAAGTTTCTTTGAAGAACCTGTGAAAATGAACAAAAACAGCCTGTATCCTATTCAGAACTATGGTACGGCCATGACGCCATTCTATACGGTCCTTGCTATTTGGGTAGGAGGTCTGCTCCTCATCTCCCTTCTCGCAACTGACGTGATGGAGGGCATTCCTGACCTTAAGGAAAGACATATCTACTTTGGTAAGCTGATGACCTTCATGTCAATCGGGTTCATCCAGACAATCATCGTCACCTTGGGGGATATCTTCCTTCTCGGTGTAGACATCTCGTCACCAGGGTGGTTCGTATTATTCGGCCTATTGATCAGTGCGGTGTTCATCACAATCGTCTACACGTTTGTATCGGTGTTCGGAAACGTCGGTAAAGCACTGGCCATCGTCCTACTTGTCCTGCAGATCGCAGGATCAGGTGGTACGTATCCGACTCCATTGCTACCTGGGTTCTTCCAGATGATCCACCCATTCCTGCCGTTCTCCTATGCGATCGACCTCATGAGGGAAGCGGTAGGCGGAATTGTCTGGGAGCGTGTCACAAAAGATATCTTGTTCCTAGTCCTCTTCTGGGCCATTGCAATCTTCATGGGCACGTTCCTGAAACAACCACTGAGCAAACGAACCAAAGCCTTCATGAAAAAATCGAAGGAATCTGGATTGTTCCATTAA
- a CDS encoding TetR/AcrR family transcriptional regulator, producing the protein MTATLTKRQSIIHGALKIFSERGFDATTIPMIATEAGVGAGTIYRYFENKEVLGNHLFQDNVTRFTESLRSDYPYSSSIREQFHHIFSSMISFTTCNPHALYFIKMHSHAHFLNRDSLDCFSELTDLLGQFFEWGKTQEELKPLPSPVLFSIIYGAFLELQRIVETGDITPDASLLLDVEESLWNAIQLIKP; encoded by the coding sequence ATGACTGCCACACTCACCAAGCGACAGAGCATCATCCATGGTGCCCTGAAAATCTTCTCAGAAAGAGGCTTCGATGCCACCACCATTCCGATGATCGCCACAGAAGCAGGAGTCGGAGCCGGGACGATTTACCGCTACTTTGAAAATAAGGAAGTCCTCGGCAACCATCTCTTCCAAGATAATGTCACCCGATTCACGGAATCCCTGCGTTCAGATTACCCGTACTCGTCATCCATCCGGGAGCAATTTCACCATATCTTCAGCTCCATGATTTCGTTTACGACGTGTAACCCCCATGCTCTTTATTTCATCAAGATGCATAGCCATGCGCACTTCCTGAACAGGGACAGTTTGGATTGCTTCAGCGAGCTTACCGATCTGCTCGGACAGTTCTTCGAATGGGGCAAAACACAAGAGGAACTGAAACCCCTGCCTTCTCCCGTGCTCTTCTCTATTATTTACGGAGCGTTTCTAGAGCTTCAAAGAATCGTAGAAACGGGCGATATCACACCGGATGCTTCTCTGCTTCTTGATGTGGAGGAAAGCCTTTGGAATGCGATTCAACTTATTAAACCGTAA
- a CDS encoding bifunctional cytochrome P450/NADPH--P450 reductase: MTQSTSYPFARTYGPLGSLPLIDREKPVQSFIKLSQELGPIYQFQFPGHKSTFVSGAEFVKAICNEKQFDKKVGPALQKVRAFGGDGLFTSETTETNWRKAHNILLPSFSQQAMKGYHAKMVDIATQLIQKWARLNPGEAVDIPEDMTRLTLDTIGLCGFNFRFNSFYREDSHPFVDSMVRALDEAMNQNQRLGIQDKLMIKNKRQFKEDIQYMFSIVDSLIAERKQNGDQGEDDLLSHMLKGVDPETGEALSDENIRFQIITFLIAGHETTSGLLSFTLYYLMKHPEVLKKAQDEVDRVTGGGIPDYKQVKQLKYVKMILNESLRLWPTAPAFTLYAKEDTSLPGGYAVSAGDEFTILSPQLHRDASVWGDDVESFVPERFENPADVPHHAFKPFGNGQRACIGQQFAMHEAVLVLAMVIQHFDFIEDEDYVLSIKEALTLKPDGLTMQVKPREGSVPLSVATSTPEEEQKEDDTGVIDSHGTPLLVLYGSNMGTAEGIARELAEKGRRLGFEVETAPLNEYSNGLPDQGAVLIASASYNGNAPDNADAFVSWLETSPTTEQVHYSVFGCGDKNWANTYQRIPFFIDEKLAEGGGIRLTSPGFGDASDDFEGQYDVWKEDLWPALADAFDHELPGDQNTDTGVSLEYVSHVSHTPVAREHHAFTAVVSDNRELLHEESGRSTRHIEVSLPAGVSYREGDHIAVLPENPPALIERVLERFALNGDDYVQLNRGSSTTSHLPSGMPVKISELLANHVEMQEPATRAQIRALAATTVCPPHVVELEALLEDTTYKNEVLTKRLTMLDLVESYMACEIPFGQFLSLLPALKPRYYSISSSPSHHEGKASLTVSVVRGASWSGKGEYAGIASNYLAGRSTGDKIACFIHTPQSNFQLPERSEAPIVMVGPGTGIAPFRGFIQERRHRKEQGQTLGQAHLYFGCRNPQHDFLYEDELRVAETEGLVTLHTAFSRCPGEDKRYVQHAIAENADVILPLLKEDGHLYICGDGSKMAPDVETTLQQNYQTLYNTTQQEALDWLQTLEKEGRYGKDVWAGA; this comes from the coding sequence ATGACCCAATCAACCAGTTACCCTTTCGCACGAACCTATGGACCGCTCGGCAGCCTGCCGCTCATCGACCGGGAAAAGCCGGTCCAATCCTTTATCAAACTTTCTCAGGAGCTCGGACCGATCTATCAGTTCCAGTTCCCAGGACATAAAAGCACATTCGTATCCGGGGCTGAATTCGTCAAAGCCATCTGCAATGAAAAACAATTTGATAAAAAAGTGGGGCCTGCCCTCCAAAAAGTCCGAGCTTTTGGCGGCGACGGCCTCTTCACCAGTGAAACAACCGAGACGAACTGGAGGAAAGCCCATAATATCCTCCTCCCGAGCTTCAGCCAACAGGCAATGAAAGGGTACCACGCAAAAATGGTCGACATTGCCACCCAGCTTATCCAAAAATGGGCACGATTGAATCCGGGGGAAGCCGTCGATATCCCTGAAGACATGACCCGTCTGACACTAGACACCATCGGACTATGCGGCTTCAACTTCCGATTCAATAGCTTCTACCGAGAAGATTCCCATCCATTCGTCGACTCCATGGTCCGTGCACTCGATGAAGCGATGAATCAGAACCAGCGCCTCGGTATCCAGGATAAACTCATGATCAAGAATAAACGTCAGTTCAAAGAAGATATTCAGTACATGTTCTCCATCGTCGACAGTTTGATTGCCGAGCGGAAACAAAACGGCGATCAAGGGGAAGATGATCTTCTATCCCATATGCTGAAAGGAGTCGATCCTGAAACGGGAGAAGCTCTTAGTGATGAGAACATCCGCTTCCAGATCATCACGTTCCTGATTGCCGGCCACGAAACGACGAGCGGCCTGCTTTCTTTCACTCTGTACTATCTTATGAAGCACCCGGAAGTCCTCAAGAAAGCTCAGGACGAAGTTGATCGCGTCACAGGCGGAGGCATCCCCGATTACAAACAGGTCAAGCAACTCAAGTACGTGAAAATGATCCTGAATGAATCACTGCGACTATGGCCGACAGCACCAGCGTTCACCCTTTACGCCAAAGAAGATACTTCCCTTCCTGGAGGTTACGCCGTGTCTGCAGGTGATGAGTTCACCATCCTATCACCACAGCTTCACCGCGATGCGTCTGTCTGGGGAGACGACGTCGAATCCTTTGTACCGGAACGATTCGAAAATCCAGCCGATGTCCCTCATCATGCATTCAAACCGTTCGGGAATGGACAACGTGCATGCATCGGACAACAATTCGCCATGCATGAAGCCGTATTGGTACTGGCCATGGTCATCCAACACTTCGATTTCATCGAGGACGAAGACTACGTACTGTCTATAAAGGAAGCATTGACCCTGAAACCTGATGGCCTGACCATGCAAGTAAAACCAAGAGAGGGATCCGTTCCCCTTTCAGTGGCAACAAGCACACCTGAAGAAGAGCAGAAGGAAGATGACACAGGAGTAATCGACTCACACGGAACCCCCCTTCTTGTGCTGTACGGTTCCAATATGGGAACGGCAGAAGGGATTGCCAGGGAGCTCGCCGAGAAAGGTAGACGACTCGGCTTCGAGGTAGAAACGGCCCCACTGAATGAATATAGCAACGGCCTGCCGGACCAAGGTGCCGTGCTCATCGCCTCTGCATCCTATAACGGGAACGCCCCTGATAATGCGGATGCATTCGTATCTTGGCTCGAAACCTCCCCTACCACAGAACAGGTCCACTATTCCGTGTTCGGATGCGGGGACAAAAACTGGGCCAACACGTATCAGCGCATTCCCTTCTTCATCGATGAAAAACTTGCGGAAGGCGGAGGCATCAGGCTGACAAGCCCAGGCTTCGGCGATGCAAGTGATGATTTTGAAGGCCAGTATGATGTGTGGAAAGAGGACCTCTGGCCTGCCCTCGCAGACGCTTTCGACCATGAACTCCCAGGAGATCAGAATACAGATACCGGAGTCTCACTCGAGTATGTGAGTCACGTCAGCCATACTCCTGTCGCCCGTGAACATCACGCATTCACGGCAGTGGTTAGTGACAATCGGGAATTGCTTCATGAAGAGAGCGGACGTAGCACACGTCACATCGAAGTATCCCTGCCAGCAGGAGTCAGCTATCGTGAAGGAGATCATATCGCCGTGCTGCCTGAAAATCCACCTGCACTGATTGAACGCGTACTTGAACGCTTCGCCCTGAACGGTGATGATTATGTTCAACTGAACAGAGGAAGCAGTACAACTTCCCATCTTCCTTCAGGCATGCCGGTGAAAATATCCGAGCTCCTTGCCAATCACGTCGAGATGCAGGAGCCTGCAACACGCGCACAAATCCGTGCCCTTGCAGCCACGACGGTCTGTCCTCCACACGTCGTTGAACTGGAGGCCCTGCTCGAAGATACCACCTATAAGAATGAAGTGTTGACGAAGCGCTTGACCATGCTCGATCTTGTAGAATCATACATGGCATGCGAAATACCGTTCGGACAATTCTTATCATTACTACCGGCGCTTAAACCGAGATACTATTCAATTTCAAGCTCGCCTTCCCACCATGAAGGAAAAGCAAGTCTCACCGTGAGCGTCGTCCGCGGAGCATCCTGGAGCGGAAAAGGCGAATATGCCGGAATCGCCTCCAACTACCTTGCCGGCCGAAGCACCGGGGATAAAATCGCCTGCTTCATCCACACACCGCAATCCAACTTCCAGCTTCCTGAACGAAGCGAAGCACCGATTGTCATGGTAGGGCCAGGAACGGGCATCGCCCCATTCCGAGGATTCATCCAGGAAAGACGTCATCGTAAGGAACAAGGCCAAACATTGGGTCAGGCCCATCTTTACTTCGGATGCCGAAATCCACAGCACGACTTCCTTTACGAAGACGAACTGCGAGTGGCTGAAACAGAAGGACTCGTCACCTTGCACACGGCCTTCTCCCGCTGCCCGGGCGAAGACAAACGCTACGTGCAACACGCAATTGCTGAAAATGCCGATGTTATCCTCCCTCTTCTAAAAGAAGATGGCCATCTCTACATCTGCGGAGATGGCAGCAAGATGGCACCGGATGTCGAAACCACCCTGCAACAGAATTACCAAACGCTTTACAACACCACCCAGCAGGAAGCCCTCGACTGGCTTCAAACCCTCGAAAAAGAAGGGCGCTACGGCAAAGATGTCTGGGCCGGTGCGTGA
- a CDS encoding cold-shock protein, giving the protein MQEGTVKWFNAEKGFGFIEVDGGEDVFVHFSAIQGDGFKTLDEGQKVTFEVEEGQRGLQAANVVKA; this is encoded by the coding sequence ATGCAAGAAGGTACAGTAAAATGGTTTAACGCAGAAAAAGGTTTCGGTTTCATCGAAGTTGACGGTGGAGAAGATGTATTCGTACATTTCTCAGCTATCCAAGGCGACGGCTTCAAAACACTTGACGAAGGTCAAAAAGTGACTTTCGAAGTTGAAGAAGGCCAACGTGGACTTCAAGCTGCTAACGTTGTAAAAGCATAA